A single window of Electrophorus electricus isolate fEleEle1 chromosome 16, fEleEle1.pri, whole genome shotgun sequence DNA harbors:
- the elfn1b gene encoding protein ELFN1 → MCESQTSSSTYSSGKGGGMVTSALFWWAMAVLFFSFWQVPVTQADCWLIEGEKGFVWLAICSQNQPPYEAIPLHINSTIVDLRLNENKIRSIHFSALSRFSNLTYLNLTKNDISYIEDGAFSAQFNLQVLQIGFNKLRNLTEGMLRGLGRLQYLYLQANLIETVSPNAFWECPAIENIDLSMNRIQQLDGSTFRGLSKLTTCELYSNPFSCSCELLGFLRWLATFPNRTSERMVCDTPGDFSGYSLLSQNPRMPKFRNAFHALSTVCTDYNVTPYLLGSSDGGTPTILPDLSPCGFDDCPSGTPPDEPISISPTYFDPDARPIIKLKEVTHTSAVITVHIPNPFRKMYILVLYNNSFFTDIQNLKSQREEIDLPNLKSHTDYTYCVVSIRNSLRFNHTCLIISTGPRTMRERVPNDPTATHYIMTILGSFFGMVIVLGVVCHCLRKRKYQEEPKSKKLEKMKRNLIEMKYGGELESGTISQLPQKQMMSTGESIQRMPYLPSASETDQYKVQEMSGTPKTTKGNYMEVRSEQPERMECGVPPSENSQGSVAEISTIAKEVDKVNQIINNCIDALKSESASFQAVKSGAVSTAEPQLVLISEHPPGKSGLLSPVYKGVYHHPLQRHHSMEAPSKRASSSSSGSMRSPRSFRSEGAYRSESKYIEKASLDESGILTVTPAAAILRAEAERIRQYSEHRHSYPGPHQVEDPLEVPGSRKSSILEPLTRSRPRELSYAQLSPQYHNLSGYSSPEYSCRPSLSLWERFKLHRKRHRDEEEYMAAGHALRRKVQFAKDEDLHDILDYWKGVSAQQKL, encoded by the coding sequence ATGTGTGAATCACAGACATCCAGTTCAACTTATTCAAGTGGAAAGGGGGGAGGGATGGTGACCAGTGCCTTATTCTGGTGGGCCATGGCTGTcctatttttttcattttggcagGTGCCTGTTACCCAGGCTGACTGTTGGTTGATCGAAGGGGAAAAAGGTTTTGTGTGGCTGGCAATCTGTAGCCAGAACCAACCACCTTATGAAGCTATCCCATTACATATCAACAGTACCATCGTTGACCTGCGGCTCAATGAAAACAAGATTCGGAGCATCCATTTTTCTGCTCTAAGTCGTTTCAGTAACCTCACCTACCTGAACTTGACTAAGAATGATATCTCCTATATAGAGGATGGGGCTTTCTCTGCTCAGTTCAATCTACAAGTATTGCAGATTGGCTTTAACAAACTAAGGAACTTGACTGAAGGAATGCTGAGAGGCTTGGGCCGGCTGCAGTACCTATACCTTCAGGCTAATCTGATTGAGACTGTGTCACCGAATGCCTTCTGGGAATGCCCTGCCATTGAGAATATTGACCTATCCATGAACAGGATTCAGCAGTTGGATGGAAGCACATTCCGTGGTCTGTCAAAACTAACAACTTGTGAGCTCTACTCAAACCCATTTAGTTGCTCCTGTGAGCTACTGGGATTCCTACGCTGGTTAGCAACATTCCCTAATAGGACAAGTGAGAGGATGGTATGTGATACACCAGGTGACTTTTCTGGTTATAGCCTCCTAAGCCAGAATCCAAGGATGCCAAAATTCCGGAATGCTTTCCATGCCCTTTCTACTGTCTGCACAGATTACAATGTAACTCCATATCTTCTTGGATCTTCAGATGGGGGCACACCCACAATCCTGCCAGATCTGAGCCCCTGTGGATTTGATGACTGCCCTTCAGGAACACCTCCCGATGAGCCCATCAGTATTAGCCCAACATATTTTGACCCAGATGCTCGTCCAATCATAAAACTTAAAGAGGTGACTCACACAAGTGCAGTTATCACAGTCCATATTCCAAACCCTTTCCGCAAAATGTACATCCTTGTCCTTTACAATAACAGCTTCTTCACAGATATACAAAACCTCAAAAGCCAAAGGGAGGAAATTGATTTGCCGAACCTTAAATCTCATACAGACTACACATACTGTGTAGTATCCATACGCAACTCCTTAAGGTTCAACCATACCTGCCTGATCATCTCCACTGGACCTAGAACCATGCGAGAACGTGTACCAAATGACCCTACAGCTACTCACTATATCATGACCATACTGGGCTCCTTCTTTGGAATGGTCATTGTACTGGGTGTGGTGTGTCACTGCCTGAGGAAACGCAAGTACCAAGAAGAGCCAAAGAGCAAGAAACTTGAGAAGATGAAAAGGAATTTGATTGAGATGAAATATGGGGGTGAACTGGAAAGTGGGACTATCTCACAGCTACCACAGAAGCAAATGATGTCCACTGGAGAGAGCATTCAGAGGATGCCATATTTACCATCTGCCAGTGAAACAGACCAGTATAAAGTGCAGGAGATGTCGGgaacaccaaaaacaacaaaaggaaactACATGGAAGTAAGGTCTGAGCAGCCCGAGCGAATGGAGTGTGGTGTCCCCCCATCTGAGAACAGCCAAGGCTCTGTGGCCGAGATATCAACAATTGCCAAGGAAGTAGACAAAGTgaatcagattataaacaattGCATTGATGCACTCAAATCTGAATCAGCATCGTTCCAGGCTGTGAAATCTGGTGCTGTATCCACAGCTGAGCCACAGCTGGTTCTTATATCAGAGCACCCACCAGGCAAGTCAGGTCTTCTATCACCTGTGTACAAAGGGGTCTACCACCACCCACTTCAGAGGCACCACAGTATGGAAGCACCATCTAAGCGTGCCAGCTCATCATCAAGTGGGTCAATGCGTAGCCCTCGATCTTTCCGCTCTGAAGGAGCCTATCGGTCAGAGTCCAAATACATTGAGAAAGCATCTTTGGATGAGTCAGGAATCCTAACGGTCACCCCTGCTGCTGCAATACTTAGGGCAGAGGCAGAGCGGATACGACAGTACAGTGAGCACAGGCACTCGTATCCCGGACCTCACCAGGTAGAGGACCCACTGGAAGTTCCAGGGAGTCGAAAGTCATCTATCTTGGAGCCTCTGACACGCTCACGGCCACGTGAGCTCTCTTACGCCCAGCTCTCACCGCAATACCACAACCTCAGTGGTTACTCTAGCCCTGAGTACAGCTGCCGGCCGTCCCTTAGCCTATGGGAACGATTCAAACTCCACCGCAAACGTCACAGAGATGAAGAAGAGTACATGGCTGCGGGGCACGCATTACGGAGAAAagtacagtttgccaaagatgAGGACTTACATGATATCCTCGACTACTGGAAGGGTGTTTCTGCTCAGCAGAAATTATGA